The Musa acuminata AAA Group cultivar baxijiao chromosome BXJ2-2, Cavendish_Baxijiao_AAA, whole genome shotgun sequence genome contains the following window.
CGAGGGCAGTGATATTGATACTAGGAGGAGAATTGCATGTGAACTTCTGAAAGGAATCGCCTTGAATTACAAGGAACAGGTTACGACATTGGTGTCAATGCAGATACAGGAAATGCTGAAGGTCTATGCTGTCAACCCAGGCGATAACTGGAAGGAGAAGGACAGTGCAATTTATCTTGTGGTTGCGCTTTCTCCAAAGGCTGGCAGCAGTGGTGGTTACCTTGTGGATGTGGAGAGCTTCTTCACCTCGGTCATTCTTCCTGAGCTGCAGGAGCAGAACGTGAATGCTGCCCCAATGCTGAAAGCTGGTGCACTAAAGTTCTTTACAGTTTTCCGTGATCAGATACCTTAGCAAGCTGTTATGGCTCTGCTGCCCCATTTGGCAAGGTTCCTGATGTCTGAATCAAATGTGGTCCATTCATATGCCGCAAACTGTATTGAGAAGCTGTTGCTAGTGAAGGACAGAGCAACAGTGTCTGGGTCAGATGTGGTTACTTTGACTCCTCGATATGGTCCATtggatatcaatttttttttgccACAACTGATGACCAATCTCTTCAGCACATTGCAGTTCCCTGAGTCACAGGAGAATCCATACATCATGAAGTGCATCTTGAGAACTCTTGGTATCAGCAACCTCAACAGTGAGGTTGCTGCACATTGCATTTGTCGTCTGGCATTTGTGCTCTCGGAGGTATGCAAGAACCAACATTTAACCACTACCTCTTCGAGTCAATTGCTGCACTGATTGGCAGGTCTGGTGAGAAGGACCAGGCACTTATCCCAGTGTTTGACGCAAGCCTGTTTCCAGTCCTCTGGAAAATTTTAGTTGATGATGTGACCGAGTTCTGGCCATATGCCTTCCAAATATTTGCCCAGCTTGTTGAAATGAGTAAGCCACCACTTTCTGATAATTACATGCAGCTATTCCATGTGCTTCTGTCACCAGAAAATTGGAAGAGGTCAGGAAATGTCCCTGCATTGGTTCAACTGCTGCAGGCCTATTTGCAGAAGGTTCCCAATGAACTCAAAGATGAGGGAAGATTGCATCAGGTTGTACAGATATCTATAGGTCTTCTTTCTGCTTCCAGAACCGAAGAACTGGGTTTTTATGTGCTCAATACTGTGGCGGGGAATCTCAGCTGTGAAATTGTAGCACCATACTTTAGAGATATATGGAATGCAATTTTCACCCGGTTGCAGAATAGGCGTGTAGCAAAGTTTGTAAATTCTTTTGTAATATTCATGTCATTGATTTTGGTCAAGCATGGTCCCAGTATTCTCGTGGAGTCTATAGATTCTCTTCAGAAGGGCTTATTCATGCAGATCCTTCAACCATTTTGGATTCCTAATTTGAAGCTGATTTCAGGAGCCACTGAAATGAAGCTGGCATCAGTGGCTGCAACAAGACTTATTTGCGCATCCCCAGTCCTTCTAGATCCCTCATTCAGTGAGCTCTGGGGAAAGATGCTTGATAGTATCATCATCTTGCTTGCTCAACCAGATCAATACAAAGGGGAACTTGAAAATGGTGAGGCTGATATTCTTGAAACATTGGGTTTCTCAACAGCCTTTGCTTGTCTTCATTATGGTGGGAAGAAGGAGGAAGACCCTTTGAAGGAGATAAGGGATCCAAAGGAGTTTTTGGTGACATCATTGTCTAGACTTTCAGCAAGTTATCCAGGTCGGTACAGGACAATGATTGAGAAGTGCGTGGATCCGGCTAATCAAGCTGCTCTTCTCCAGCTCTGTACCACTTTCAATTGTGCAATTGTCTAGGTAAGAAAATTCATGTAGCTTCTTAACTTTTTGCTGAATATGTTTacaattttatgaactttttcttTCATCATTGGACCTTGTTGTTATGTATTGTGAAATTCTTAACTTAAGCTATGTTATTAGGTATTTTAGAAGTTATCAGAAAATTCCCCTTTGTGCTAGTATCATGAGTTTAAATAGCttatgaatcaaacttcttgttaaTTTGCAACATTTTCTTTCTGGTAATGAAACACCTTTTTAGTAATGGTGGGTTGTATCTAATTAGAAGCCATCACAAGCCTTACCTTCGTACTTCTATGCCACCTAAAAATCAACCAAATTAACCTGCAATACAGGCACCTCTAACCAAATCTGACCTTAGACTAGGCCAAGCTGGGGATTTTGATCCCTTGGTAGTTAACAAAGATGAACGGATAGACTGAGAATTCTGCACCACAAACCTATAGTGTGGACTAAAAGATAATAGAAAGCATAGCCTCTGGTTGCTACTATTTGTCTTTGTCATTGTTGCCTATTCAATTCAACTTAAATGACAGAAGCATCATCGCCTGAAGTTAGCATGAATTATGGACTATGACTATACCAAAGGAAAATAGATAACAGAAAGGGTGAGGAGGAAGTAATTAGGATATTGGTGGTCGTGCAATGCAAGGGTTGCAACATTAGGTGTGATTGATGTGATGACAATTTAAGGTTACAATGAGGCAACGAAGCAACATAGCAGGGATGAGTGGATGACGGAGTTGAGAGACTAGACctggaagaaaaaaaatatgagtgATAGAGATGGTGTATTGAAATAGGTATTTAAATTAGATGAAGAGAAGAATTGTAAAACCCTTGATTAGTTTTACGTTGAAAATAAGTAAGATTAAGAGtatattactatcaacttcaactcAAGTATTTTAGCTAGTGGTTTGGGTCAAACGAAATTAATAGGCCTGGGTTGTGATAAGAATTCCCTGAGGATTAAATGAAAGAAAATCTTGTAAGACTTATTGCTGAAAATtacaaaagataataaaaaatataaaaatattataaaagtagTCTTTAGATGACTTTGGGTGACTTTGGGCTTGCAagctcttatttatagtttacTAAGGCTTAACCCTGTTTATAGTTGTCTAAACTTAAATGCTCTTATGACAACTATCATCGGTCCTTCATCTGACATGACTAAACATCGTTGATATATGCTCTTGCGCAGCTTCCAAGAGACTTTTAAGTTAGAAAGGGAAATATTATGATGTGAGTAAATATTAGTCGTTGAACACTTGCTCTGTAGGCTTGTTCTATGGCAAATGCTTTAGCATCCCTTATCCTAACAAAGGGAAATATTATGCTTTAATTCTCTAGTTCTGCTTATAATGGCATTTCCTCAATGATGCATGTGTCGATGAAGATGGAGCAAATTATCGAAAAAAAGTTGTTGGTTTTTATTTTCCTGGAGAGCTTCTTATTTTTTAGTTGGAGAGAACTTTTTGTTTTCAGGGAATGCACATAGGCATTATTGGTTGGCGATGGGAAGATTTCTTCGAGTCGGTCTTAGTTCGTCGAACACATACCAATTTAGATCATCCGATTTGGATTAATCCATGTACCAATTAGTTACCTGAGGAGCCATAAATACCAAATTGACtaatttagcaaaaataatggtTTTTTAACTTTTCAATCTTTTATATAAAAAACGACAAGTTCTGTTTTCTGATACTTGAAAGTTTTTCTATGTAGTTTTCGTTGGTTTGGTTCACTACGTTTCGATTCGACTCAAAAATTAAAAACTAGACCactaaaaaaatatgaaaaaaacaaACTTAATTTTATTGATTATGATATATACTTTAGTATATATGTCTAACATGACGATATAATTCTTTTAGGGGACTTAATTTCTAATCATTATTCGTTGAGGATGAAGCTGTAAAATGAGGCGCATTGTTGGTTCCCAAAACGTGGCTTGGATAGCCGGAAGAGGATCGCTAGATCTCCTCCTCCCCCCCACGCGATCCGATCGCCCGCCCGGTCCGATCCCATCCCCCTTAGGGTTAGGCTTCCGCCGCCCCTCCGTCCTCCTCCAGCCAAGACCCGCCACCTTTCGTGGTGTTCCGGTGGCCTCCCGGCCCCTTCTCCGCTGGCGACACGCCCCCTCTGATGCATGCACCTGCGGCCGCGGAGGACGACGAGAAGGTCTTTGCGAAGAAGCCGCGCCACTGCGAGGCGGAGATGCCCCTCGCCGACGCCAACAATGAATCCTCCTTCTTCCCCGTGGAGGAGATCGTTCAGTACCCGCTGCCAGGCTACGTCGTCCCCTCCTCCATCACCTTTAGCCCCGACGACCGCCTGATCTCGTACCTGTTCAGCCCCGATGGCACCCTCTACAGGAAAGTCTTTGCCTTTGACGTCGCCTCTCGGCGGCGGGATCTGGTGTTTAGCCCGCCCGACGGAGGGGGTCTTGACGAGTGCAATCTCTCCGAGGAGGAGAAGCTGAGGAGAGAGAGGTCTAGAGAGAGGGGATTAGGTGTCACGCGCTATGAGTGGAAGGCGAGGTCCCTTTCGGGGAAGCACACCATCATGGTGCCGTTGCCCACTGGGGTCTGCTTTCTGCTCTTATCTGTTGTCTCTGCTATTTCTTGATTAGCTTCGTTGGTCCCTGGGTTTAGCGTAGTGAAAATTTTGTCTTATTTTCGCTATATTATTATAACTCGATTTACTATTCGCTGCTGCATCTATCGATGATTAACTTTCTTGTCTACGGTGAGAGAGATTGTGAATGTTCTCTTTTCTGGCAGATCTATTTACAGGAAATATGTGATACGGAGCCAGAGCTCAAGCTGCCGTGTCGTTCTAGTTCACCAATAATTGACCCACATCTGTCTCCGGATGGAAGCATGCTTGCGTATGTTAGAGAGGATGAGCTTCATGTTTTAAGTTTATCAGAGGGGCAGCCTAAGCAGTTGACTTTTGGTGCAAAGGAAAATGGAATGGTGAGATTCATTTCTCATTTATGTAATGTATTATGTTTTGGTGACCTTCCTTGTTCTGTTAAGCGTTTGCTTCTTGTTAGTGGTACCTTTATGACTAAAGTTTATTGTTTTGTTTTGGTAGCTGGAGAACCTCTGTATCTTCAGGCATTATGACCATAGATCTTGTTTTGTGCCACGTAATTTGTGACCCAAATGTCTAAATGAATCATTACTTTATGCCAAAGAAGATAATATTCAACCGAGTGGAGAAGTTAGCTTTTTGAACAGATAAGGCTAAATGATTGAAGCTGAACAGTAGTTGCACATCGAGGTTGGTCCAGTCTCTTTTGGATTTTAATACTGAAAAATGAAAAATACTTAGAAGAAATCAGAAAATGTGTGTAGATGTTGTTGAAAGAGTATCGTTCCCTACATTGTAAGTTTTACCACCAGCCTATCTGAGAATGCTGAAGCAAACAAAGTATCATCAAATACTTTGTTTTGATCTCGTTATGGTCTGTAAACACATTTGAATGTGTGTTGATGTTGTTGAAAGAGTCTCTTTGAGTAACAGAAATCAGACATGGTACTAATTCCATAAAGAAAGCAAGCATGACAAAAGAATATATCAGAAACATATCTTTACCTGAATTGTTTAGCCGATTTGGGAGTTAGCTTTTTGAATTTTTTGTATGTGGGTGCAAAAAGCAGGCATTAAACAAATTTTGTCGCTCTGCACTTGTATAGTATTTCTCAGTATTGAATATAAATCTGATTATTTCATAGGCAACaagctgatatatatatatatatatatatatatatatatatatatatattccaaaatCGACAAAATTTATCTGAGCATATATAGTTTtatgtgcatatatatttttatgtacaCCTAGCATCTAGTAAAGAATTTATTATATGCCTGAATCTTTTAGTAGCCTATTTTCATGTGTAATGTCTAACCTGTCCTATCTGTTTTATGTTTTCAGACTCATGGTCTTGCTGAATACATAGCACAGGTATAGCCTTATCCTCTCATTGTAGTTATATATTTGCTTGGATGTCAGTGCATTGTAAATCAATGTCTTATTTACTGAATTACACTTTTTGGGTATAGGAAGAGATGGAAAGGAAAAATGGATTCTGGTGGTCTCCCGATAGCAAATATATTGCATTTGCTGAAGTTGATTCATCAGAGATACCTCTTTTTAGAATTATGCATGAAGGAAAAAAGTCAGTTGGTTCAGATGCACAGGAAGACCATGCATACCCATTTGCTGGAGCATCTAATGTAAAAGTTCGACTTGGAGTTGTTGCTGCCTCCGGAGGAGAAGTTACTTGGATGGATCTTATTTGCGGAGTGCAGGATGAAGCTGGAGGTGCTGAAGAGTATCTAGCCAGAGTGAATTGGATGCCTGACAATTCTCTTGTAGCTCAGGTTCTTAACAGATCCCAGACCAAATTAAAAATTCTTAAGTTTGATATTCAGACTGGAAAGAAAGTAATTTTGTTTGTGGAAGAACAGGGTACATGGATAAATTTGCATGATTGCTTGACACCTCTGGACAAAGGAGTGAACAATTTGTCTGGTGGTTTCATTTGGGCTAGTGAAAAAACCGGCTTTAGACATTTGTACCTTCATGATAAGAATGGAGTTTGTTTAGGACCTATCACCCAGGGTAATTGGATGGTTGAACAAATTGCTGGTGTAAATGAAAATGCAGGTCTTCTCTTCTTCACTGGCACCATGGATGGCCCACTAGAATCCAACTTGTACTGCACAAGCCTATTTCCAGATTGGAATCATCCCTTGCAACTGCCAAGGAGGTTGACTCATGGCAGTGGGAGACATGCAGTGATTCTCGATCATCAGATGCAGAGGTTTGTCGATGTCTATGATTCTCTGAACTCTCCACCTAGAGTAATACTTTGTTCATTACATGATGGAAGTATAATAGCACCTTTATATGAGCAGCCTTTAAGCATTCCACATTTTAGAAAGCTGCAACTTTTGTCACCGGAGATTGTGCAAATATCTGCAAAAGATGGTACTGTACTATATGGGACTTTATACAAGCCTGATGCAAGCAAATTTGGGCCGCCACCATATAAAACGTTAATCAATGTTTATGGTGGTCCAAGCGTCCAGCTTGTAGTTGATTCATGGATAAATACTGTTGACATGAGAGCTCAATACCTACGAAATAAGGGCATCTTAGTGTGGAAGGTAATTTTGGTTACTATTTTCTCTTAGTTGTGTGTTCAGGTCCAAAAACTGCAACACAATATGCttgatttgttaaatttcattctcAACATTTATCAGTGATTGCTTTGAAGAAGCATACCTACTAGTGGGATAAGGTTTGGATCGCTTGAACATGTTTGTTCTACAAGCATTGTGTTCAATATTTCACATCTTCATTTTTAAAAAGCCTTAC
Protein-coding sequences here:
- the LOC103976468 gene encoding uncharacterized protein LOC103976468; protein product: MHAPAAAEDDEKVFAKKPRHCEAEMPLADANNESSFFPVEEIVQYPLPGYVVPSSITFSPDDRLISYLFSPDGTLYRKVFAFDVASRRRDLVFSPPDGGGLDECNLSEEEKLRRERSRERGLGVTRYEWKARSLSGKHTIMVPLPTGIYLQEICDTEPELKLPCRSSSPIIDPHLSPDGSMLAYVREDELHVLSLSEGQPKQLTFGAKENGMTHGLAEYIAQEEMERKNGFWWSPDSKYIAFAEVDSSEIPLFRIMHEGKKSVGSDAQEDHAYPFAGASNVKVRLGVVAASGGEVTWMDLICGVQDEAGGAEEYLARVNWMPDNSLVAQVLNRSQTKLKILKFDIQTGKKVILFVEEQGTWINLHDCLTPLDKGVNNLSGGFIWASEKTGFRHLYLHDKNGVCLGPITQGNWMVEQIAGVNENAGLLFFTGTMDGPLESNLYCTSLFPDWNHPLQLPRRLTHGSGRHAVILDHQMQRFVDVYDSLNSPPRVILCSLHDGSIIAPLYEQPLSIPHFRKLQLLSPEIVQISAKDGTVLYGTLYKPDASKFGPPPYKTLINVYGGPSVQLVVDSWINTVDMRAQYLRNKGILVWKLDNRGTARRGLKFEGHLKHNFGHIDAEDQLTGAEWLVRQGLAKVGHIGLYGWSYGGFLSAMSLARFPETFCCAVSGAPVTSWDGYDTFYTEKYMGLPKENPDAYEYGSIMHHVHKIKGKLLLIHGMIDENVHFRHTARLINSLIAAGKPYELLLFPDERHMPRQLRDRIYMEVRIWEFIERSL